The Arthrobacter sp. PM3 genome contains the following window.
GGATCCGGGCCCGGCGTCGGACGTGGCGGTCCCGGCAATTGCACCGGACGCACCCGCCAGCGATTCGAGGCGCACGTGCGGCAGCGCCGTCGGGTGGTCCTGCTGCAGGAACAGCACGAGTTCCTCGCGGATCAGGCAGCGCAGGTCGAACAGCGAGGCGCTGTCCGCGGCGCTGACCAGGATGCGCACCCGGACAAAGCCGGCGGTGGCGTCGGTGATCTGCAGGATCCCCACCCGCTTGTCCCACAGCGGGGTGTCCGCGAGGACCTTCTTCAGCTCCGCGCGCATCGCCTCCACCGGGGCCCGCCAGTCGAGGTCGAACTCCACGGTGCCCATGACCTCGGACTGCCGCCGGGTCCAGTTCTCGAACGGGGTGGTGGTGAAGTAGGTCGAGGGCAGGATCAGCCGCCGGTCGTCCCAGATGTGGACTACCACGTAGGTCAGGGTGATCTCCTCGATCCGGCCCCATTCCTTTTGGACCACCACCACGTCGTCCACCCGGATCGCGTCCGTGAAGGCGAGCTGGATGCCGGCGAAGACGTTGACCAGCGAGGTCTGCGCGGCGAGGCCGGCCACAATCGAGATCAGGCCCGCGGAAGCCAGCAGACCGGCGCCCAGGGCCTGGATCGCGGGGAAGGTCAGCATCATGCTGCCCAAGGCCACCACCACAACCAGGGCGACGCCGATCCGCCGGGCCAGGATCACCTGGGTCCGCAGCCGCCGGGCGCGCCGGTTGTCCGCGACGTCCACTCGGTACCGGGTCAGGACCATCGCCTCGACGATCAGCAGCACGGCGATCGCCAGCCAGGCCAGGCAGGCAATCAGCCCAATGAGCAGCAGGTGGTCCAGGGCGTGGCGCCATGGGAGGTCCTCGCCGGTGGTGGCCAGGGCGATCCGCACGGCGATCAGGCACATCGACAGGCGCAGGGGCAACCGGGCCACGCGGGAGGTCTCGCGCAGCTCGGGCTTACCGCGGTTGAGTCGCAGCACAATCTTGCGCACCAGCCAGGACAGGACGAGTCCGGCCGCCACGGCGAGGGCCATCGCCAGGAAAGGCGTTGCTTGGGTCAGGAACTCTTGCATCACTTAAGCTCTAGCAAGCTTCGACGGCCAATTGAAATCGGCGGGATGTCAACGTGGGGCCGGTCACGGCCGAATCTGCCCCGGCGGCCGCGGCCGGGACACCGCCGACCCCGGCGCCCCGGGGGCGCCGGGGTCGGGACTTTCGACTCTGGTATCTGCTCCCGGGCGTCTGAGAATAATCGGACCAGTTGAATCCCGGGGGGAGGGTGACATGCGTCGACGCGGGGCAATCGGCACGGCAGTAACCGCCGCGTTCGCGGTTGCGGCACTCGTTGGCGCCTGCGGCGCCCCGGCCGGCCCGA
Protein-coding sequences here:
- a CDS encoding mechanosensitive ion channel family protein — translated: MQEFLTQATPFLAMALAVAAGLVLSWLVRKIVLRLNRGKPELRETSRVARLPLRLSMCLIAVRIALATTGEDLPWRHALDHLLLIGLIACLAWLAIAVLLIVEAMVLTRYRVDVADNRRARRLRTQVILARRIGVALVVVVALGSMMLTFPAIQALGAGLLASAGLISIVAGLAAQTSLVNVFAGIQLAFTDAIRVDDVVVVQKEWGRIEEITLTYVVVHIWDDRRLILPSTYFTTTPFENWTRRQSEVMGTVEFDLDWRAPVEAMRAELKKVLADTPLWDKRVGILQITDATAGFVRVRILVSAADSASLFDLRCLIREELVLFLQQDHPTALPHVRLESLAGASGAIAGTATSDAGPGSQRPGTPRPGKEPAAAAHHRHPDPHDSQLFTGSIEAIQRSKAFSGPGEEVFEDRDNAIASQN